From one Bos indicus isolate NIAB-ARS_2022 breed Sahiwal x Tharparkar chromosome 16, NIAB-ARS_B.indTharparkar_mat_pri_1.0, whole genome shotgun sequence genomic stretch:
- the LOC139176340 gene encoding mitochondrial amidoxime-reducing component 1-like isoform X4: MGAAGSSALARPGLPAPPGPRWLGVAALGLAAVALGAVAWRRARSRRRGRLQQVGTVSELWIYPIKSCKGVSVDAAECTALGLRSGHLRDRFWLVINKEGNMVTARQEPRLVLISLTCEGDTLTLSAAYTKDLQLPVKTPTTNVVHRCRVHGLEIEGRDCGEAAAQWITNFLKTQPYRLVHFEPHMQPRNSHQVEDAFSPTDQIPYSDASPFLILSEASLADLNSRLEKKVKIANFRPNIVISGCGVYAEHQSLFK; the protein is encoded by the exons ATGGGCGCCGCCGGCTCCTCGGCTCTGGCCCGCCCGGGCCTCCCCGCGCCGCCCGGGCCCCGCTGGCTGGGGGTGGCCGCCCTGGGACTGGCCGCTGTGGCGCTGGGAGCCGTCGCCTGGCGCCGCGCGCGGTCCCGGCGGCGCGGGCGGCTGCAGCAGGTGGGCACGGTGAGCGAGCTGTGGATCTACCCGATCAAGTCCTGCAAGGGGGTGTCGGTGGACGCGGCCGAGTGCACGGCCCTGGGGCTGCGCAGCGGCCACCTGCGGGACAG GTTTTGGCTTGTGATCAACAAGGAGGGGAATATGGTTACAGCTCGACAGGAACCCCGCCTGGTCCTGATTTCCCTGACCTGTGAGGGTGACACGCTGACCCTCAGTGCAGCCTACACCAAAGACCTGCAGCTGCCCGTCAAGACACCCACCACAAATGTGGTGCACAGGTGCAG AGTGCACGGCTTGGAGATCGAGGGCAGAGACTGTGGTGAGGCTGCGGCCCAGTGGATAACAAACTTCCTGAAGACACAGCCCTACAGGCTGGTGCACTTTGAACCCCACATGCAACCGAGAAATTCTCACCAAGTAGAAGACGCATTCTCACCCACGGACCAG ATCCCATACTCAGATGCCAGCCCTTTCTTGATCCTTTCTGAGGCATCATTGGCAGATCTCAACTCCAGGCTAGAGAAGAAAGTTAAAATAGCCAACTTCAGGCCCAATATCGTAATTTCAGGCTGTGGTGTCTATGCAGAG catcagagtcttttcaaatga